The Toxorhynchites rutilus septentrionalis strain SRP chromosome 1, ASM2978413v1, whole genome shotgun sequence genome contains the following window.
catggcaaatgcttaccgaatttgtttggatgaatatgcaactttgaccggctataatagcgacttttgccatactcatatacgatttattacagacatagaaaaaaaacaaatggcgcaaaatattttcgtaaaatgtttattatagccacacgaatcgccatttttatatatgagtatttatgtttgtagaaataataattgtttgattgacttgtgttgggagtggaatatgaatgtttgaaatggcacagattgatgtttggtgaaaactgctccgatgagggttcgaactccggtcgtctggattatcatccaccagctatctcgcgcggctatctgaaatttaattcaacagcgacaactttcgagtgcatcagcatttcattgacatttcaatatgaagtaatatgttctttattaggatctactatgattcactgtttcactgtttttcttcagcatgcaacacgattcactacagtactgaatcgatttaaattatacgcttatacgacacacaaactgcatcagcgtaatatacgcatatgatgcggattaaatatattttacgacaatgtacataataaaattgatgtttattataccgaattgcgacttaatttgataaggggctgtccacataccacgtggacaacttgagggggggtagggggtacgaaaatgtccacgattgtccacggagagggaggagggggttcaaataatgtccacgtggatacataaaatgaatatttttgaaaatacattaATATCCATAAtcaataaagaataaaatctgctctgcatttttatcaaatttcaatcTTGCCGCCCCTTGCGAgtactccgtatttatcaataagagaccatattttttcatattgttgaactgtttcgctgaaatgtgtattttgaatgtaacgcacatgaactgagAGTGATGGATTTATTTACATTGGCAGAAGAGGATCATACATTCCGCCAGGACGAAGATACCACCAAAGTATGTTATGGCggatttacattagggagatctatagctatagatggatttattcacgtgaaaaaagGTGTAAACAGacgagaataaatatgatacacttattcgaggtatatataacttgaataaattcaccatatgtaaacgcttgtgaatttctcactggagagaaatcactgaagttggatgcagttctacttcaggtgaataaattcaccgaaaatatgaatatattcattatagaagttcacgctagtgtaaacggttgatgcgatttctataaatctacaATATATCGGTTCCATACTTTTGCGTCTTGTGTCTGGTGAGATTGGAAAGGAATTCCGTTTAATGTGCTTCTACAGAGCTTCGATAGATTCTAACAAGAACTGCTTATAACTAAACGAAACTAAAGTCCAGAATAAACTAACATAATTAGCCAATAAAATAGACGTCATATTCCATCAGGACAGTGTCAATCTTCCTTCTCTTTGACAACCTGGCCGAAAATGTTAGGTTTGCCTGAGAAGTGCTATTTCACCCGCCATCATCACCAGATATTGCACTTTCCGGTTATCAATTTTTCAGGCCACTTTTCATGAGCGCAATAATTTCGGCCCATTGGGTAGCATGGAAAAGAACCTTGTCCAGTTTTTTTACGAGAAACCAAACAAGTGTTGGGAGGTTGGGTTTTGAAATTGCGGAAGGATCGATTCAGCAATACCTTACACTGTGTAAACTAGGCATAAGAATTAAccaatcaatattaaaaaaaaacttcgtaaaGAAACTCGATGTTTGGAAGCCACATGAATTATAGTAAATTTTTGCtacattttgtaaattttggactgaattttcatcagaaaatcgatCACGGTGTATAGAAATGGGTAAAATACGATATTGTTTGCAAAGATCATGGGATAAGCAAGACAAACCACTGCAAATAACATCAAAGCCAGGATTACACAAAAAGGGACGCGGTGTGTATGGTGGAACTGGAAGCGAAACTCCGATTATGAGGAGTTACATGGCCAAAAGGTTAATTCCGTGTTGTACGGTTCACAACTGCATAGATTTCACGAGGCGATTATGGAAGAAACCACCAGAATCGATCAACAGAAAAGTGTCACATAAATTTTTGATGACGCTCCAAAAAATTAGGGCGATTAGTTGGGAATTTTTGATGCATCCATGGTTTATCCCAGACCTTGCAAACAtaattgcgatctattaagaaatgatcgagatataagcgtccgaaatttttagacgtagtcctacatcaaaaaaacattcagaaattaaacagaaaaacgcgaatactttttaaatgacccaatacattcgaataattgtgtcTTTGTAAGAATGATACTTTGGATTTTTCCCCTTAAAGTCGGCACGAATTCGGGAACAACCTAATATTTTCCAAGTCTTACGAGGTTGAACAGAAAAATCATTGGTAGATGAAGCCAGCGATCACGATACAGGTTTATTGTTCATTTGAGCCGCCATTTGTGTGTTAAACAAACTAACACTACATAATTTAACACGACattcttataacttgaacatcaTGATGATACCGATATCGATTTTTTATCACTGCTGCTTTGTCTTGCGATTCCAATAACGATTTCGTAATGAAGCCctagatttcattgtctgatttttttttgaaaacatataacAGTTCGGATGAaaagtaacacagtaaaacgatttgcaacttttcgataccatttttatagtaatctttcggtttttcctcaaaataggcctcggtttcggtaatcacttcatcatcggtcttaaatttcttgtcagcgtacattctcttcaggtctgcgaacagaaaatagtcgctgggggccagatctggagaatacggtggatgcggaagcaattcgaagcccaattcatgcaatgttGCCATAGTTTTCATtcgtttgtgatttttcaattttttcacaataataaaagttgcttcactctcaatgctgtaactcacgagccaatcgaccgattgctgtcaaattttgacacgtatccatgatggtgctttgtgattgtCAAGTATATTTTTGCAAGAGgttccatctagacgtcaaccttatgaatttttcagccgaactgttacagctcaaccaaataaataaaattggcaAATAATTGTATATGATTATAAAGAatgataataagaataagaaaaaaagaattCCCGAGAATAGATTCTcaagtgatttttttatatggatTTCAGCGGTAAAAACAACCTGACAGCATAAATGGAATTTAGAAGAAACTAAAGAGCGATACAAATAACTTCCCGGAGAATGCTGGATAgagaataaacgaatttaaaataAACCGCTATTATTATTTAAGCTAACATTGTTATCCATAAAACTATAGAACACAAAATAGAATCAAtcccaaaatgaaatttaagagaggttcaattttatttggatttttttagaaataattgGTGTAATGTCCACGttgacaacagggggaggggtatagtaaatgtccacgtttgtccacggagggggaggggggggggttcaaaaacacgatttttctgtccacgtggtatgtggacagcccctaatggtATTCCAAAttgagtttttacatttaatgcgatttcaGATACACAAGATACattctttgattgatattatatgcgattatgatttattcggatttcttgtaagacttggcacgtgcaaaattatacgatttaatgtttgctggggactTCTCGATTCGAATTATATAGTAGGGcccgatacaatcactatcacagcaaaattttgtattttgtaatcCAGATAATCTTTTACCGAGCTCGAAATTCATATGTTTCGgttgcatatatttaagcgtttcgGGAATGTCTCCAAAGAAAAATaccagggacgcaaaccaaatgTGAACAAATAATTCTCTAAAAATATGCATCAAGCAAAACAAACAATTCGAAAACGTATAACAGTTGCACAGTGATAGCCTTCAATCGGTCGTTGCTATCGACTTGTTCggtatctataatagtaaaacagTGACAATAATAAGTAAATGTGATAGAGCTAACGAGTAAAATTCTTATcgactcgatttctataatatgTCTTATCGATTGATGTCTCGTAATAAAAGGGTCGATTAATTTCGAATATTATATTTCAAAATAGCAAATTcgttttgaaaataataaaaatacacatCCTACAAATAGATCTCTCAACACATCGCGGAAGAAACCCTTTCTAATACTATTCATCGCCCCGAATCGCCTTGTACTTGCTGATCTCGCCCGGGAATGTGTCGCTCAGTTCCTTCAGCAAATTACTCTTGAACTTCCGGTAGGAATCGATCTTCCCCTTGACCTCCTCGTTCTTGGTTAGTGCCTTATCGATACAATCCTTGGTGTACAGCTGCGGGTTCCGGCCTTGATCGATGTAATCGAACACCTCCAGTGGCACGTTCACATCCACCTGGTTCTTGAGTTTATCAATCTCCTGCAGTCCCGTAACGAGTGATTGACTATGGCGAGAGAAGGCATTACTTTAGAACGCaaagttaaaattttcaaccacttacaTCTTCTGATTCAGCACGTTCTGTCCCTGGGGCTGGAAATCGCTCACAATAATCCGTATTTGgcgaacattttcgatgaacaTTTCCaggtgattttccaaattttccaaaGGAGATGCCATTTTGCTCTGCTGCCTGCTCGTTGTTTAGCTTCTGAATGTCTACTCAGTGAATggttgtgttgttgttgttcgcAAGCAAGCTGTCAAAGCTTGTTTTGCTTTGCAAATTGCTACCGAAGGAAGAGAACTTCGGTAGGAATTGCCGGTTTGACAGTTCTCAGAGTTCTCAGATGGAGAGAATATCCAACGAGATGCGAGCTGGTATTCGATTTGTTTTGCTTATTTCGCTTGAATA
Protein-coding sequences here:
- the LOC129762182 gene encoding mediator of RNA polymerase II transcription subunit 10, producing the protein MASPLENLENHLEMFIENVRQIRIIVSDFQPQGQNVLNQKIQSLVTGLQEIDKLKNQVDVNVPLEVFDYIDQGRNPQLYTKDCIDKALTKNEEVKGKIDSYRKFKSNLLKELSDTFPGEISKYKAIRGDE